One window of the Candidatus Kinetoplastibacterium desouzaii TCC079E genome contains the following:
- a CDS encoding D-alanine--D-alanine ligase, with the protein MTVSFGKVGILCGGQSSEREISLLSGQNIYNALKSRGLDVYLFDTGENTVPDLVKEKFDVVFIALHGKYGEDGSIQGVLELLNIPYTGSGHMASSIAMNKVITKKLWMQGGLPTPMFFKLDKNNNSKCDLDILGFPLIIKPVHGGSTLGIKVANSYDDIDEAYKKAVLFDNEVFAEKYIVGRELTVSIIENNNDIEVLPIIEIITPNHSYDYEHKYFSEETKYLCPANLSKEITNDIIKISKDAYKIIECRGWARIDILLDEYDKPWLLEINTSPGMTSHSLVPISAREIGVDYSDLCLKILSGASCKI; encoded by the coding sequence TGAAAGGGAAATCTCTTTGCTATCAGGTCAAAATATATATAATGCTTTAAAAAGTAGAGGTTTGGATGTTTATTTATTTGATACAGGAGAGAATACTGTACCAGATTTAGTTAAAGAAAAATTTGATGTTGTTTTTATTGCTTTACATGGTAAATATGGAGAGGATGGTTCTATACAAGGTGTTCTAGAATTGCTGAATATTCCATATACAGGAAGCGGCCACATGGCCTCTAGTATTGCTATGAATAAAGTCATAACTAAGAAGTTATGGATGCAAGGAGGATTGCCTACTCCTATGTTTTTTAAATTAGATAAGAATAATAATTCTAAGTGTGATTTAGATATTTTGGGATTTCCTCTAATTATAAAGCCAGTGCATGGAGGATCAACCCTTGGAATTAAGGTAGCTAATTCTTATGATGATATAGATGAAGCATATAAGAAGGCTGTGCTTTTTGATAATGAAGTTTTTGCTGAGAAGTATATTGTTGGTCGAGAATTAACCGTATCTATTATTGAAAATAATAATGATATTGAAGTTTTACCCATAATAGAAATCATAACTCCTAATCATAGTTATGATTATGAACATAAATATTTTTCGGAAGAAACAAAATATTTATGCCCTGCTAATTTATCTAAAGAGATAACAAATGATATTATTAAAATATCTAAAGATGCTTATAAGATAATTGAATGTAGAGGTTGGGCTCGTATTGATATACTTTTAGATGAATATGATAAACCTTGGTTATTAGAAATTAATACATCTCCAGGCATGACTTCACACTCTTTAGTTCCTATTTCAGCCAGAGAAATTGGGGTTGATTATTCTGATTTATGTTTGAAGATTTTATCAGGAGCTTCTTGTAAGATATAG